In the genome of Bradyrhizobium ottawaense, the window CGATCTGGCGCTGCGGCCGGTCGATTTGCCGGATCGTCTGCTCGACGACGCGTTGCGATTCCGCGTTGGCATAGACCAGCACCGCGTTGTTGGTGACGTCGGCCGTGATCCGCACGTTCTGAAGGATGGCATTGTTGACGGGTTTTGCGCCGGTGCCGAGCAGCGAGCCGGAGCCGTTGTCCTGGCCGGGGACGCCGGCCGCCGCAGGGGCGGGGCGCGCGGCCAGCGCCGAGCCGGGAGCGCCGGTGACCGGGGTTGCTGCACCTGAGGCGGCAGTCGGAAGCGCGCTGAGCGAGGCGATCGGATTGGTTCCGGACGAGGACGTCGCGATACCCGAGCCGGGCGAGATCTGGCCCGCGGAATTGTCGAGCGAGGAGCTGCTGGTCGCGCTCTGGCTGAAAAGGATCTCATTGAGCAGCGCCACCACGGCCTTGGAGTTGCCGTAGCGCAGCGGATAGGATTTCAGGTTCACGCCATCCGTATCGGAGCGGTCGAGCCGCGCGATCCAGGTCTGCGCACGCTTGAGGTATTCGGGCTTCTGGCTGACGACCAGGATCGAGTTGAGCCGGCCGATCGGCTGGAATTTCACCACGTTCTGGCCCAGGCCGCCTTCGCCTGAATCCATGATCTTTTCGATCTCGGCGATCAGCGGCTCCGGCGTGGAATTTCGCACCGGGAAGATGCCGACCGATTGCCCGCGCATCCAGTCGGCGTCGAAGGAGAGAATGGTGTCGACCGCGGTCGCCCGGTCGGTGCCGTTGCCGCTGACGATCAGCGTGTTGCGGGCGCTGTCGGGACGCATGGTCTGGGCCTTCACGCCGAAGGCATCGAGCAGCTTGAAGATATTCTGCGCCGAGACGTAGCGCAGCGGCACCACGGTGACGCCCTGGCCGGCTGCGGCGTTCAACGAGCGGTCGACGCCGCCGGGACCGGCCTCCGGCGCCGGCAGCAGGCGATAGCCGGCGCGGTCACGGACCAGCGCGACACCGGACATGCGTAGCGCGTTCTCCAGCACGTAGAGCGCATCCGCCTTGGGCACCGGCCGCACCGAGGCCAGGGTCACGGTTCCCTGTACCCGCGGGTCGATCGTGTAGCCGACATTGAGTACATCACCAAGAATGACCTTTGCGACGGTGGTAACAGGCGCGTTCTCGAAATTGAGGTCGTAACCGCTGCCGCCGGCATCGTCGCGCTCGGCCAGCGCGCCGCCTTGCGGCGTTGCACCATCGCTGAGATAGATCGCCGGCTTCGAGGATCTTGCCTGCGCAATGCCGCTGGCGCCCGCATCCGCAGGTTGACGTGGCTGGAGATCGAGGGAGCGGACCTTGTCGGCGATGTCCTGGGCGCGCGGGTCCTTTGGATCGGCTTCGATCGACTGGTCGGCGGTCACGATGCAGGCGCCGAGCACGAAGGCGGACGACAGCAGGAGGAGCGTTCCAGACAACGCTGAGCGAAGGCGCAAAAGCGGTTGGACCACCTTAAACAAAATACGCCTGCCAACGCTGGAAGTGATTGAAAATTGCATCCGATCCCCCCTTGGTTCGGACGCGCAATAATTTGCGCCACGATTATGTTTTTGCTAATAAATAAGTCAAGGGCAAAGGGCGCTCCATGTCCCGTCGAGGTTGTTGCATTCAGGTAACAAGGTCAATGCTGTGAATGCGATGCGCGACCGCTCCGCAGATAGCTTCCGACAGCACCTCCTGGAAAAATACTCATTGCCGCCGCGGGCGCATGCCCATGTCGACAAATCGGCCACCCCCGCGCTCACGCGTCCCTTGCGTGAATTGTGGGAGGCCACCGATCTTTCCGCGGCCGAATTCGCGGATGAAGTCTCCGACCATTTTGGTCTGCCGCGGCTGAGCCTTCCGCAACTGCTCGCGGCCACGCCTTGCCTCGACGGCTTCTCGCGCCGCTTCCTGCGTGAATCCACCATCTTTCCTTTCAGTGCGCCCAACGATGTTTTCCGGCTGGCTGTCGCCGACCCCTCCGACACGGCGGCCATTCGCGCCGCCGAAATCGTGTTCGGAGCACCGGTCGATGTCGTCGTCGCCTCATACGAGGACATCACCACGGTGCTCGATCAACGGGCCGATGCCGACGATGCAAATGCCGATCGAAGCGGCAGGAACGTTGCGCAGCTCTCAGACGACGACATCGAGAGCCTGCGCGATCTCGCCAGCGGCGCTCCGGTCGTGCGCGCGCTCAACGATCTCCTGGAACGCGCGGT includes:
- the gspD gene encoding type II secretion system secretin GspD, which encodes MQFSITSSVGRRILFKVVQPLLRLRSALSGTLLLLSSAFVLGACIVTADQSIEADPKDPRAQDIADKVRSLDLQPRQPADAGASGIAQARSSKPAIYLSDGATPQGGALAERDDAGGSGYDLNFENAPVTTVAKVILGDVLNVGYTIDPRVQGTVTLASVRPVPKADALYVLENALRMSGVALVRDRAGYRLLPAPEAGPGGVDRSLNAAAGQGVTVVPLRYVSAQNIFKLLDAFGVKAQTMRPDSARNTLIVSGNGTDRATAVDTILSFDADWMRGQSVGIFPVRNSTPEPLIAEIEKIMDSGEGGLGQNVVKFQPIGRLNSILVVSQKPEYLKRAQTWIARLDRSDTDGVNLKSYPLRYGNSKAVVALLNEILFSQSATSSSSLDNSAGQISPGSGIATSSSGTNPIASLSALPTAASGAATPVTGAPGSALAARPAPAAAGVPGQDNGSGSLLGTGAKPVNNAILQNVRITADVTNNAVLVYANAESQRVVEQTIRQIDRPQRQIAIEATIAEVTLNDALNYGVQFFIASKHGSVSNVIGGVSNSASVGSNIEQQTGAVNAAAGALLGRALPGFNFLIGAENSPRVVLDALHNVTTVKVLSNPSLVVLDNQPATLQVGDQVPFSTGTATVLTANNTVVNTIDYKNTGIILRVLPRANANGNVVLDIEQEISSVAAGSTGSLTPTISQRRVKSSIAVTSGQTVLLAGLISETENRQRQGIPILDSIPGVGDAFSHQGTTRARTELILFIRPTVIKDGVDAHVIAEEMRSKMNSRLVGTSNPVVTVNPPKAAR